The Flavobacterium jumunjinense genome includes a region encoding these proteins:
- a CDS encoding ZIP family metal transporter, translating to MNYSIYIFPLISVLIGYFIALYLRPKSKKNLKLLLAFSGAFLLSLTVMHLLPEVYEAGLHHQEGHHHNHNNAIGIFIMIGIVFQIILEYFSKGAEHGHVHGHQTMEQIPWLLFFSLCLHALLEGMPISNHNHLAYGIAIHHFPIAIILTTFFINAQLNKKAIFFFMIIFAFMTPLGTFLADNLHFLADYYTQISGIVIGILFHISSTIIFESSEGHKFNLAKLSVIVLGIILAYFM from the coding sequence ATGAATTACAGTATTTATATTTTTCCATTAATTTCAGTTTTAATTGGTTATTTTATTGCGCTCTATTTACGTCCGAAAAGCAAAAAAAACTTAAAACTTTTATTAGCCTTTAGTGGTGCTTTCTTATTGTCTTTAACTGTGATGCATTTATTGCCCGAAGTATATGAAGCAGGATTACATCATCAGGAAGGTCATCATCATAACCATAATAATGCCATTGGAATATTTATTATGATTGGAATAGTATTTCAAATCATTTTGGAATATTTTTCTAAAGGTGCAGAACATGGGCACGTTCATGGACATCAAACCATGGAACAAATTCCTTGGTTACTCTTTTTTAGTTTGTGTTTGCATGCATTATTAGAAGGGATGCCTATTAGTAATCATAATCATCTTGCCTACGGAATTGCTATTCATCACTTTCCAATTGCAATTATTTTGACTACTTTTTTCATCAATGCACAGTTGAATAAAAAAGCCATTTTTTTCTTTATGATAATTTTTGCTTTCATGACACCTCTTGGAACATTCTTAGCGGATAATCTTCATTTCTTAGCCGATTATTATACACAAATATCTGGAATTGTTATTGGTATTTTATTCCATATTTCATCTACTATAATTTTCGAAAGTAGTGAAGGGCATAAATTCAATTTAGCGAAATTATCAGTTATTGTATTAGGAATTATTTTGGCTTATTTTATGTAA
- a CDS encoding SAM-dependent methyltransferase, with amino-acid sequence MIENTESTSNKWFASWFDTPYYHILYKDRDYTEAQHFMDSLTGYLNLPEEARILDLACGKGRHSIYLNSLGYNVTGADLSENSIAEASEFSNETLGFKVHDMREVCENKYDAIFNLFTSFGYFDDDADNLKTLKAIHSSLNETGFACIDFMNVDYVIDNLVPEEIKTVENIDFHIKRYVKENHIYKEIKFNADGEDFHFTEKVQALRLADFEKMMEEAGIYLLDIFGNYKLQKFFKSQSERLIMIFK; translated from the coding sequence ATGATAGAAAATACAGAATCTACATCAAATAAATGGTTTGCATCTTGGTTTGATACTCCATATTACCATATTTTATACAAGGATAGAGATTATACTGAAGCGCAACACTTCATGGACAGTTTAACTGGTTATTTAAATTTACCTGAAGAAGCGAGAATTTTAGACTTAGCTTGTGGGAAAGGAAGACACTCTATCTATCTAAATTCTTTAGGCTATAATGTTACTGGTGCAGATTTATCTGAAAACAGTATTGCGGAAGCTTCTGAATTTTCTAATGAGACTTTAGGTTTTAAAGTACATGATATGCGTGAAGTTTGTGAAAATAAATATGATGCTATTTTTAACCTTTTTACAAGTTTTGGTTACTTTGATGATGATGCCGACAACTTGAAAACCTTGAAAGCAATTCATAGTAGTCTTAATGAAACAGGTTTTGCATGTATCGATTTTATGAATGTTGATTATGTAATTGATAATCTTGTTCCCGAAGAAATTAAAACTGTTGAGAACATCGATTTTCATATTAAAAGATATGTAAAGGAGAATCATATTTATAAAGAAATTAAATTTAATGCCGATGGTGAAGATTTCCATTTCACTGAAAAAGTTCAGGCACTTCGCTTGGCAGATTTTGAAAAAATGATGGAAGAAGCAGGTATTTATTTATTAGATATTTTTGGTAATTATAAATTGCAAAAATTCTTCAAAAGCCAGTCGGAAAGATTAATCATGATATTTAAATAA